A window of the Arthrobacter sp. Marseille-P9274 genome harbors these coding sequences:
- a CDS encoding MerR family transcriptional regulator produces the protein MRIGELAKKTGVPARMLRYYEEQGLISPRRLANGYRTYDDYLVDRVRKIRGLVDSGIPTRIISDILPCLDQPQTIVVRNAEPGLRDLLTQERDRMTEKIEFLIHNRDSITRYIEAIDRAAVSPRQAAQAG, from the coding sequence GTGCGTATCGGAGAGCTTGCGAAGAAGACGGGGGTTCCTGCCCGAATGCTGCGGTATTACGAGGAACAGGGCCTCATCTCACCCCGTCGTCTCGCTAACGGGTACCGCACCTATGATGACTATCTTGTCGATCGGGTGCGGAAGATCCGGGGACTGGTGGACTCCGGGATTCCCACACGAATCATTTCCGACATCCTGCCCTGCTTGGATCAGCCGCAGACCATCGTTGTGAGGAACGCGGAGCCCGGGTTGCGGGATCTTCTGACTCAGGAGCGGGACCGTATGACGGAAAAGATTGAGTTCCTCATCCACAACCGTGACTCGATCACCCGGTACATCGAGGCGATTGACCGTGCCGCTGTCTCTCCACGCCAGGCGGCGCAGGCTGGCTAG
- a CDS encoding recombinase family protein, producing the protein MDLQHAALRNAGCTRIFTDHGVSGTRAERPELDKMLEHLRDGDEVVVWKLDRLGRNTRSLLALIDDLEGRGAHFRSLTEGITTTGAMGKAMLTVMSAFSQLERDQLVERTTAGMAAAEANGRKAGRREVTMGDWKVKRAHELRLRVSSPRT; encoded by the coding sequence GTGGACCTTCAACATGCCGCGCTAAGGAACGCGGGCTGTACAAGGATCTTTACGGACCACGGGGTGAGCGGCACCCGGGCGGAACGTCCTGAGCTGGACAAGATGCTCGAGCACCTGCGAGACGGTGACGAAGTAGTTGTCTGGAAGCTTGACCGGCTGGGCCGCAACACACGAAGTCTGCTGGCGCTCATCGATGACCTCGAGGGGCGGGGCGCGCACTTTCGTTCACTGACCGAGGGCATCACGACCACGGGTGCGATGGGCAAGGCCATGCTTACGGTCATGTCCGCGTTCTCTCAGCTCGAACGTGACCAGTTGGTCGAGCGGACCACGGCAGGAATGGCTGCAGCTGAGGCCAATGGGCGAAAGGCAGGACGGCGGGAAGTCACCATGGGGGATTGGAAGGTGAAGCGCGCCCACGAGCTGAGGCTCAGGGTCTCAAGCCCTCGGACATAG
- a CDS encoding tartrate dehydrogenase has translation MSNAHSIAVIPGDGIGTEVVPEGLRVLDAAAAAFDLNLKYEHFDFASADYYTRHGKMLPDGWQDQLQQFDAIFFGAVGWPDVVPDHISLWGSLLQFRRHFDQYVSLRPVKLLPGVPSPLAGRRPGDVDFYVVRENTEGEYSSIGGKIFEGTDRETVVQETVMTRQGVDRILKYAFDLARSRPKKHLTSATKSNGISITMPYWDERVVATATGYPDVNVDKYHIDILTANFVMHPDWFDVVVASNLFGDILSDLGPACTGTIGIAPSGNINPERKFPSLFEPVHGSAPDIAGKGIANPIGQIWCAAMMLEHLGEPEAAAAITTAMETVLARGPQALTPDMGGNATTEDLGKAVASALTAPLARTTGKSLTTDGRSCSGSTSADAG, from the coding sequence ATGTCAAACGCCCACAGCATTGCAGTCATCCCCGGCGACGGAATCGGCACCGAAGTCGTGCCCGAAGGACTGCGCGTCCTCGACGCCGCAGCCGCAGCCTTTGACCTGAACCTCAAATACGAGCACTTCGACTTCGCTTCAGCCGACTACTACACCCGGCACGGCAAGATGCTCCCCGACGGCTGGCAGGACCAACTGCAGCAGTTCGACGCCATCTTTTTCGGCGCTGTCGGATGGCCCGATGTTGTCCCCGACCACATCTCGCTCTGGGGCAGCCTGCTGCAATTCCGCCGCCACTTCGACCAGTACGTCAGCCTGCGCCCGGTCAAACTCCTGCCTGGCGTGCCCAGCCCCCTCGCCGGCCGGCGGCCCGGCGACGTCGACTTCTACGTCGTACGGGAAAACACCGAAGGCGAATACTCCAGCATCGGCGGAAAAATCTTCGAAGGCACGGACCGCGAAACCGTCGTTCAGGAAACCGTAATGACCCGCCAGGGTGTCGACCGCATCCTCAAATACGCCTTCGATCTCGCCCGGAGCCGGCCCAAGAAGCACCTGACCTCTGCCACCAAGAGCAACGGCATCTCCATCACCATGCCCTACTGGGACGAACGCGTCGTAGCCACCGCCACCGGCTACCCCGACGTCAACGTCGACAAGTACCACATCGACATCCTGACGGCTAACTTCGTCATGCACCCCGACTGGTTCGACGTTGTCGTGGCCAGCAACCTCTTCGGAGACATCCTCTCCGACCTCGGACCGGCCTGCACCGGAACCATCGGCATCGCTCCCAGCGGCAACATCAACCCGGAACGCAAGTTTCCCAGCCTCTTCGAACCCGTCCACGGCTCCGCCCCGGACATCGCCGGCAAAGGCATCGCCAACCCCATCGGCCAGATCTGGTGCGCGGCCATGATGCTCGAGCACCTCGGAGAACCCGAAGCCGCGGCCGCCATCACCACCGCCATGGAGACCGTGCTAGCCCGTGGACCCCAAGCACTCACCCCTGACATGGGCGGCAACGCCACTACCGAAGATCTGGGCAAAGCAGTGGCCTCAGCCCTAACCGCACCACTCGCACGCACAACCGGCAAGAGCCTGACCACGGACGGCCGGTCATGCTCCGGCAGCACATCCGCTGACGCCGGCTGA
- a CDS encoding NtaA/DmoA family FMN-dependent monooxygenase (This protein belongs to a clade of FMN-dependent monooxygenases, within a broader family of flavin-dependent oxidoreductases, the luciferase-like monooxygenase (LMM) family, some of whose members use coenzyme F420 rather than FMN.) — translation MTKPHMILGMHLGNGYGSQGSAWRAPGVDPANYTSFDAQVRYAQAAERGKFAFLFLPDFPGLQSGGDHEAPQVTLEPMMTLAAIARATKRIGLVATGSTTFNEPFNLARQFKALDVMSHGRAGWNAVTTSDPAAAANFGQTVAPRPQRYQRAHETIQITQALWGSWQQDAWIKDQKTARFSDADKIQPINLQGEHVASRGPLPIPPSEQGQPVIFSAGGGENGLELAGRYANGVIAAVFTIEDARKQRQAYREAARRAGRNPDEIKYFAGVMPAIGKTKRDALDRRVGLGELTAASRVPYLGSMLNLQLDASQLDEPLTPAQISAAQPSPFDPRSARALEVAREGWTIRDILAHGVIDYHPTPVGDASDTADHMQEWFEADACDGFWVSIDVNEDGIDTFVDEVVPILQERGIYHQDYQGTTLRDHLGAPAQYGLDPRLANLNE, via the coding sequence ATGACCAAGCCGCACATGATTCTGGGTATGCATCTGGGCAACGGATACGGATCACAGGGATCCGCCTGGCGCGCCCCTGGCGTCGACCCCGCCAACTACACCAGCTTCGATGCGCAGGTACGCTACGCCCAGGCAGCTGAACGCGGGAAATTCGCTTTCCTGTTCCTTCCGGACTTCCCCGGCCTGCAGTCCGGTGGGGATCACGAGGCCCCCCAGGTCACCCTCGAACCCATGATGACCCTCGCGGCGATCGCCCGCGCCACGAAGCGCATCGGCCTCGTCGCCACCGGCTCTACAACCTTCAACGAACCCTTCAACCTCGCCCGCCAGTTCAAAGCCCTCGACGTGATGAGCCACGGCCGCGCCGGCTGGAACGCCGTGACAACCAGCGATCCTGCCGCTGCCGCGAACTTCGGACAAACCGTCGCACCCCGGCCGCAGCGTTACCAACGCGCGCACGAGACCATCCAGATCACCCAAGCCCTCTGGGGCAGCTGGCAGCAGGACGCATGGATCAAGGACCAGAAGACCGCGCGCTTCTCAGACGCCGACAAGATCCAACCCATCAACCTGCAAGGGGAGCACGTCGCCTCCCGCGGGCCGCTACCCATCCCACCGTCCGAGCAGGGCCAGCCCGTCATCTTCTCCGCCGGCGGGGGCGAAAACGGACTCGAACTCGCCGGACGGTACGCCAACGGTGTCATCGCCGCCGTGTTCACCATCGAGGACGCCCGCAAGCAGCGCCAGGCATACCGTGAAGCAGCCCGACGTGCAGGGCGCAACCCGGACGAAATCAAGTACTTCGCCGGAGTCATGCCAGCCATCGGCAAGACCAAACGCGACGCCCTGGACCGGCGCGTCGGCCTCGGCGAGCTCACAGCAGCATCCCGCGTCCCCTACCTAGGCTCGATGCTGAACCTTCAGCTGGACGCCAGCCAGCTCGATGAGCCCCTCACACCCGCGCAGATCAGCGCAGCACAACCCAGCCCTTTCGATCCCCGCTCCGCGCGCGCCCTGGAAGTCGCCCGCGAAGGATGGACCATCCGCGACATCCTCGCACACGGCGTCATCGACTATCACCCCACCCCCGTCGGCGACGCGTCGGACACTGCGGACCACATGCAGGAATGGTTCGAAGCCGACGCCTGCGACGGATTCTGGGTCTCCATCGACGTCAACGAAGACGGTATCGACACCTTCGTCGACGAGGTCGTCCCGATCCTGCAGGAACGCGGCATTTACCACCAGGATTACCAAGGCACCACACTGCGCGACCACCTCGGCGCCCCCGCCCAGTACGGGCTCGACCCCCGACTCGCGAACCTCAACGAATGA